A section of the Gloeobacter violaceus PCC 7421 genome encodes:
- the glgA gene encoding glycogen synthase GlgA, whose amino-acid sequence MKVLFAAAECAPLAKVGGMADVVGSLPLALAEMGLDVRIILPYYGFLGELPKSEQPVWTGGAMFQQVEIYEARLPGSDIPLYLVGHPAFANERIYGFEDEAWRFTLFSRTVAEFLWRGGWDPQVLHCHDWHTGLLPLWMRSMPVMTVFTIHNLAYQGPPLPYFRAFVDVPYDTGAWNPMVAGIIHSDAITAVSPTYAREICTPEYGERLDGLLRGQGNRLTGILNGINTKALDPATDKHLTVNYDTTSLDRRVENKLALQREFGFEVSADRLLVGIVSRLVDQKGFDLLAPLWDNWMHTSGAQLVVLGSGDPFYEFLFRSAAERYPDRIKAVLSYNVPIAQRIYGGADLFLMPSRFEPCGIGQMIALRYGAVPLVRKTGGLADTVFFHNPLDEKGNGFLFDRYDPANLLAMLYRAEEAFRYKDYWRRLQLRGMEADLSWRASAHQYADLYKSLIARLG is encoded by the coding sequence GTGAAGGTATTGTTTGCGGCGGCGGAGTGTGCCCCCTTAGCCAAGGTGGGCGGCATGGCGGACGTGGTGGGCTCGTTGCCCCTGGCCCTGGCCGAGATGGGGCTCGATGTACGGATCATCCTGCCCTACTACGGCTTTTTGGGGGAGCTGCCCAAGTCCGAGCAGCCGGTCTGGACCGGCGGCGCCATGTTCCAGCAGGTCGAAATTTACGAAGCGCGCCTGCCCGGCAGCGACATCCCCCTCTATCTGGTCGGTCACCCGGCCTTTGCCAACGAGCGCATCTACGGTTTTGAGGACGAAGCCTGGCGCTTCACGCTCTTCTCGCGCACGGTGGCCGAATTTCTCTGGCGGGGCGGTTGGGATCCGCAGGTGCTCCACTGCCACGACTGGCACACGGGACTGTTGCCCCTCTGGATGCGGTCGATGCCGGTGATGACGGTCTTCACCATCCACAACCTCGCCTACCAGGGACCGCCCCTGCCGTACTTTCGCGCCTTCGTGGACGTCCCCTACGACACGGGCGCCTGGAACCCGATGGTGGCGGGGATCATCCACAGCGACGCGATCACGGCGGTCTCGCCCACCTATGCGCGCGAAATTTGCACCCCCGAGTACGGCGAGCGCCTGGACGGCCTGCTCAGGGGCCAGGGAAACCGCCTGACCGGTATCCTCAACGGCATCAACACCAAGGCCCTCGACCCGGCCACCGACAAGCACCTGACGGTCAACTACGACACGACCAGTCTCGATCGGCGCGTCGAGAACAAACTGGCCCTCCAGCGCGAGTTCGGCTTCGAGGTCAGTGCCGATCGCTTGCTGGTGGGTATCGTCTCGCGGCTGGTGGACCAGAAGGGCTTCGATTTGCTCGCGCCGCTCTGGGACAACTGGATGCACACCAGCGGCGCCCAACTGGTCGTGCTCGGCAGCGGCGACCCGTTTTACGAATTTCTGTTTCGCTCGGCGGCGGAGCGCTACCCGGACCGCATCAAGGCGGTGCTGAGCTACAACGTGCCCATCGCCCAGCGCATCTACGGCGGCGCGGATCTGTTTTTGATGCCCTCGCGCTTCGAGCCCTGCGGCATCGGCCAGATGATTGCGCTGCGCTACGGGGCGGTGCCTTTGGTGCGCAAGACCGGTGGCCTCGCCGACACGGTTTTCTTCCACAATCCGCTCGATGAAAAAGGCAACGGCTTTTTGTTCGACCGCTACGACCCGGCCAACCTGCTTGCCATGCTCTACCGCGCCGAGGAAGCGTTTCGCTACAAAGACTACTGGCGACGACTGCAATTGCGCGGCATGGAAGCGGACCTCAGTTGGCGCGCCTCCGCCCATCAGTACGCGGATCTCTACAAGTCGCTGATTGCTCGCCTGGGCTAA
- a CDS encoding lysylphosphatidylglycerol synthase transmembrane domain-containing protein, with product MLPSLRIPGVGARLRVGPVTKTVLKVVASLSLLAVLLFFVDGRKVAAVLAGTDPLWLAVAVVGFLAGQALNALKWNWLGEALALPFTRRRYVQVYFMGLFLAVFLPGSLGGDVGRAVLLGREKRGWAVAYTVLADRYSGMMFLLGLASAACATLGTYDRLKPWLWALGAAVFAAWALLGPLSRRLAGKPFKFAPALGAVADWEGRLRTPGNLARIGTSSLAIQLINWGVLVAIALALPMDVPAAALMTAYGLTTLATLAPVSINGLGVREGGYVLLLGMAGVPAEQALGFGALWFAVYTVAALLGGIAWLLPGGRQVKAG from the coding sequence ATGCTCCCGTCCCTGCGGATACCCGGCGTAGGTGCGCGCCTGCGCGTCGGTCCTGTGACCAAAACGGTTTTGAAGGTGGTGGCCAGTCTGTCGCTGCTGGCGGTTTTGCTTTTTTTCGTCGATGGGCGCAAGGTGGCCGCGGTGCTGGCGGGCACGGATCCCCTCTGGTTGGCGGTGGCGGTGGTCGGGTTTCTGGCGGGTCAGGCGCTCAACGCCCTGAAGTGGAACTGGCTGGGGGAGGCTCTGGCTCTGCCGTTTACCCGCCGCCGCTATGTGCAGGTCTACTTTATGGGGTTGTTTCTGGCGGTATTTTTGCCGGGCAGCCTCGGGGGCGATGTTGGTCGGGCGGTGCTGCTCGGGCGCGAAAAGCGCGGCTGGGCGGTCGCCTACACGGTGCTTGCCGACCGCTACAGCGGCATGATGTTTCTGTTGGGGCTGGCGAGTGCCGCCTGCGCCACCCTCGGTACCTACGACCGCCTCAAGCCCTGGCTGTGGGCCTTGGGCGCGGCAGTGTTCGCCGCCTGGGCGCTGTTGGGTCCGCTGAGCCGCCGCCTGGCCGGGAAGCCCTTCAAATTCGCCCCTGCCCTGGGCGCGGTTGCCGATTGGGAGGGGCGACTGCGCACCCCCGGCAATCTGGCGCGCATCGGCACCAGCAGCCTCGCCATCCAGCTCATCAATTGGGGGGTGCTGGTGGCGATTGCCCTGGCACTGCCGATGGATGTACCGGCGGCGGCTTTGATGACCGCCTACGGCCTCACGACCCTGGCGACGCTGGCACCGGTGAGTATCAACGGCCTGGGGGTGCGCGAAGGGGGGTATGTGTTGCTGTTGGGCATGGCGGGGGTGCCTGCGGAGCAGGCCCTTGGTTTTGGAGCGCTGTGGTTCGCCGTCTACACCGTCGCCGCTCTATTGGGCGGCATCGCCTGGCTCCTGCCGGGGGGACGGCAGGTCAAGGCCGGATAA
- a CDS encoding U32 family peptidase yields MAWRCPELLAPAGDWECARAAVENGADAVYFGLERFNARLRAHNFTEADLPELMAYLHSRGVRGYVTFNTLVFADELASAERSLRAIVAAGVDAAIVQDIGVCRLIRQISPDFAIHASTQMTVTSAAGVDFVRELGCALVVLARECSLAEIAKIRTATAERPLPLEIFVHGALCVAYSGQCLTSEALGGRSANRGECAQACRLPYELVADGERVDLGERAYLLSPQDLAGIDLIPELLPAGLASLKIEGRLKSPEYVASVTRVYRQALDRAAAELEKTGPVDPASYYALEMAFSRGLSTGWLEGIDNQRLVHARYGKKRGVYLGEVLRVQEGTVELVLEAPLKPGDGVVFDGGRPDEPEQGGRVYMVEMHHSLARVGFGRGDIRWRRVQPGDKLWKTSDPELERRVRRSFAPGAAPFQRPVHLQVSGRPGEALVLEAQDESGRLVRVQSSLPLAEAHKHTLDTERLAEQLGRLGGTPFKLGALDNHIEGAVHLPVSELNRLRREVVERLIALRAEPLRWQSHPTPAAPRVNGEAPTLAEPELIALVRSFAQLDAVLDSGLRTVYCELEDVRQYRRAVERARAAGATLFVAPPRIAKMGEEWILSQVRASGADGYLVRNYDHLHYFASERCVGDFSLNVANPLAAKYLKERYALERLTASYDLNVAQLSALLAGAPPAWFEITIHQHMPLFHMEHCVFCAFLSEGTDHTNCGRPCERVEVQLRDRVGSAHPLKADAGCRNTLFNARAQSAAEYVQHLVGLGARYLRVEFLNDPPERVGTVLDSYRKLLAGQMSGSELWRELKLFNQLGVTRGQLPY; encoded by the coding sequence ATGGCGTGGCGGTGTCCGGAGCTGTTGGCCCCGGCGGGCGATTGGGAGTGCGCCCGGGCGGCGGTCGAAAACGGCGCCGATGCCGTCTACTTTGGGCTGGAGCGCTTCAACGCCCGCCTGCGTGCCCACAACTTCACCGAAGCCGATTTGCCGGAGTTGATGGCGTACCTGCACAGCCGCGGCGTGCGGGGCTACGTCACCTTCAACACCCTCGTCTTTGCGGATGAGCTGGCCAGTGCCGAGCGCAGCCTGCGGGCGATCGTGGCGGCCGGGGTGGACGCGGCCATCGTTCAGGACATCGGCGTGTGTCGATTGATCCGCCAAATCTCGCCGGATTTTGCGATCCACGCTTCCACCCAGATGACCGTCACTAGCGCGGCAGGAGTGGATTTTGTGCGCGAACTGGGTTGCGCCCTGGTGGTGCTCGCCCGCGAATGTTCGCTCGCCGAGATTGCCAAAATTCGCACGGCTACCGCCGAGCGGCCTTTGCCGCTGGAGATCTTTGTGCACGGGGCGCTGTGTGTGGCCTACTCGGGGCAGTGCCTCACCAGCGAGGCGCTCGGGGGCCGCTCGGCCAACCGCGGCGAGTGCGCCCAGGCCTGCCGTTTGCCCTACGAACTGGTCGCAGACGGTGAACGGGTGGACCTGGGGGAGCGCGCCTACCTGCTGAGCCCCCAGGATCTAGCCGGGATTGACCTGATCCCCGAGCTGCTGCCAGCCGGGCTTGCCTCGCTCAAGATCGAAGGCCGGCTCAAATCTCCCGAGTATGTGGCCAGTGTCACCCGTGTCTACCGCCAGGCCCTCGACCGGGCGGCGGCTGAGCTAGAAAAGACCGGCCCTGTCGATCCCGCATCCTACTACGCACTGGAGATGGCTTTTTCGCGGGGTCTCTCCACCGGTTGGCTTGAGGGCATCGACAACCAGCGGTTGGTCCACGCCCGCTATGGCAAGAAGCGGGGCGTCTACCTGGGCGAAGTGCTGCGGGTGCAAGAAGGCACAGTCGAACTGGTACTCGAAGCGCCCCTCAAACCGGGGGACGGCGTCGTCTTCGACGGCGGCAGGCCCGACGAACCCGAGCAGGGGGGCCGGGTCTACATGGTCGAAATGCACCACTCACTCGCCCGCGTCGGTTTTGGTCGGGGCGACATTCGTTGGCGGCGGGTGCAGCCGGGGGACAAGCTCTGGAAGACCAGCGATCCCGAACTGGAGCGCCGGGTGCGCCGGAGCTTTGCACCCGGGGCGGCGCCTTTTCAGCGGCCTGTACACCTTCAGGTGTCCGGCCGGCCGGGCGAAGCACTCGTCCTCGAAGCCCAGGACGAATCCGGTCGCCTGGTGCGGGTACAATCGTCGCTGCCCCTGGCTGAAGCCCACAAACACACCCTCGACACCGAGCGGCTGGCGGAACAGTTGGGGCGCCTGGGGGGAACCCCCTTTAAGCTGGGTGCCCTCGACAACCACATCGAAGGTGCCGTCCATCTGCCGGTGAGCGAACTGAACCGGCTGCGCCGCGAGGTGGTGGAGCGATTGATCGCCCTGCGCGCCGAGCCCTTGCGCTGGCAGAGCCACCCGACCCCGGCGGCCCCGCGTGTCAATGGCGAGGCACCGACCCTTGCCGAGCCGGAACTGATCGCGCTGGTGCGTTCGTTTGCCCAACTCGACGCGGTGCTGGATAGCGGTCTGCGCACGGTTTATTGCGAATTGGAGGATGTGCGGCAGTATCGCCGGGCGGTGGAGCGCGCCCGCGCCGCGGGGGCCACCCTCTTTGTCGCCCCGCCGCGCATCGCCAAGATGGGCGAAGAGTGGATCTTGAGCCAGGTGAGGGCGAGCGGTGCGGACGGCTACCTGGTGCGCAACTACGATCACCTGCATTACTTCGCCTCCGAACGCTGCGTCGGCGATTTCTCTTTGAACGTCGCCAACCCGCTTGCCGCCAAGTACCTCAAAGAGCGCTACGCCCTCGAACGGCTTACCGCGAGTTACGACCTCAATGTCGCCCAGCTTTCGGCACTGCTGGCCGGTGCCCCGCCCGCCTGGTTTGAGATCACCATCCACCAGCACATGCCGTTGTTCCACATGGAGCACTGTGTCTTTTGCGCTTTTTTATCCGAAGGCACCGATCACACCAACTGCGGCCGTCCCTGCGAGCGGGTCGAAGTGCAACTGCGCGATCGCGTCGGCTCGGCGCACCCCCTGAAAGCGGACGCCGGTTGCCGCAACACGCTCTTTAACGCTAGAGCCCAGAGCGCAGCGGAGTACGTGCAGCATCTGGTCGGATTGGGGGCGCGTTATTTGCGGGTGGAATTTCTTAACGACCCCCCCGAGCGGGTGGGCACCGTCCTCGACAGCTACCGCAAGCTTTTGGCGGGCCAGATGAGCGGCAGCGAGTTGTGGCGGGAATTAAAACTTTTCAACCAGTTGGGTGTCACCCGCGGCCAGTTGCCTTATTGA
- a CDS encoding DUF2811 domain-containing protein: MKTMVSVLAEIPEELHDTLQVYLDNHPDWDQNRIFTAALSLFLLQNGNGDRRAARTYLNTLFQKTS, from the coding sequence ATGAAAACAATGGTCAGCGTTCTGGCTGAGATTCCCGAAGAATTGCATGATACGCTTCAAGTCTATCTGGACAACCATCCCGACTGGGATCAAAACCGTATCTTCACCGCCGCCCTCTCTTTGTTTTTGCTGCAAAATGGCAATGGAGACCGGCGCGCCGCCCGCACCTATCTCAATACCCTGTTTCAGAAGACTTCATAA
- a CDS encoding potassium channel family protein has translation MSPPAERLREFRWRVFNIVMAIVGLYVVGVIGYMVIEGWDFFDALYMTVITLAGVGYGETRPLNTDGRIFTIVLIVLGVATLGILVGRIVQALGEGYLQEGLKYTRQKRMLSQLKDHFIICGYGRMGSRICEELTISHAQFVVVEADPRAATIARSKGYRIIEGDASADQTLVEAGIERACSVICALTSDADNLFIVLSARNLNPKVRTITRASSEEAAVKLRRGGADEVVSPYTAGARRMAAIALRPGVVDFIETAFSGTGGGSLIVEEVKLDERSCPFVGMSLQQINLRNRSGGLVVAIRRADGTLVGSPTGETILAQGDILFCLGTDAQLRTLSEALLPVKTG, from the coding sequence ATGAGCCCCCCCGCCGAACGCCTGCGCGAGTTTCGCTGGCGCGTCTTCAACATCGTGATGGCGATCGTCGGACTCTACGTGGTCGGCGTGATCGGCTACATGGTCATCGAAGGCTGGGATTTCTTCGACGCGCTCTATATGACTGTGATCACCCTGGCGGGGGTGGGCTACGGGGAGACGCGGCCCCTCAACACCGATGGACGCATCTTTACGATCGTGCTCATTGTGCTCGGTGTGGCGACTCTCGGCATTCTGGTCGGCCGGATTGTCCAGGCCCTCGGAGAAGGCTATCTTCAAGAAGGACTCAAATATACCCGACAGAAGCGTATGCTCAGCCAGCTGAAGGACCATTTCATCATCTGCGGCTACGGCCGGATGGGCAGCCGCATCTGCGAAGAACTGACGATAAGCCATGCCCAGTTCGTCGTCGTCGAGGCGGACCCGCGGGCGGCAACCATCGCCCGCTCCAAGGGTTACCGGATCATCGAGGGTGACGCGAGCGCCGATCAGACCCTGGTCGAAGCCGGTATCGAGCGGGCCTGCAGCGTCATCTGCGCGCTCACGTCCGACGCCGATAATCTATTTATCGTGCTCTCGGCGCGCAACCTCAACCCGAAGGTGCGCACGATCACCCGGGCCAGCAGTGAAGAAGCGGCCGTCAAATTGCGCCGGGGCGGGGCGGACGAGGTGGTCTCCCCCTACACCGCCGGGGCGCGGCGAATGGCGGCGATTGCCCTGAGGCCCGGGGTGGTCGATTTTATCGAGACGGCCTTCAGCGGCACTGGCGGCGGTTCGCTCATCGTCGAGGAGGTCAAACTCGACGAGCGCAGTTGTCCTTTTGTCGGCATGTCGCTGCAGCAGATCAACCTGCGCAACCGCAGCGGCGGCCTGGTAGTGGCCATCCGCCGCGCCGACGGCACACTGGTGGGCAGTCCCACCGGCGAGACCATCCTCGCCCAGGGGGATATTCTTTTTTGCCTGGGCACCGACGCGCAGCTGCGCACTCTCTCCGAGGCGCTGTTGCCGGTGAAGACTGGGTAG
- a CDS encoding mechanosensitive ion channel family protein yields MDLNAIGQTILVTVTDVGLKIVGAILLYIFGRWLIGVVIGLVQNALYKQKIDPTVVRYVGSIVGVLANIALVVSILGYFGVETTTFAALVAAAGVAIGAAWGGLLSNFAAGVFLIILRPFKVGDFITVGGVTGTVKEIGLFVTAIDTPDNVHTFVGNTKVFGDNIQNYSTNPYRRVELTAQLNAGVDHADAIARLKQKLASIPNVLIDPAPDVEILEFSAAGPVLAVRPFCNNAHYWQVYFDTNRLIRETFGEAGYPVPQQYVTMRNVA; encoded by the coding sequence ATGGACCTCAATGCAATCGGTCAAACGATTCTTGTTACTGTCACCGACGTTGGCTTGAAGATTGTCGGCGCGATTCTTCTTTATATCTTCGGTCGCTGGCTGATCGGCGTGGTCATCGGATTGGTGCAAAACGCCCTTTATAAACAAAAAATTGATCCGACGGTCGTCCGCTACGTGGGTTCGATTGTCGGCGTGCTCGCCAACATCGCGCTGGTAGTCTCCATTCTTGGTTACTTCGGCGTCGAGACCACCACCTTCGCCGCCCTGGTGGCAGCGGCCGGCGTAGCCATCGGTGCCGCCTGGGGCGGGCTGCTCTCGAACTTCGCCGCCGGGGTTTTTCTGATCATTTTGCGGCCCTTCAAAGTCGGCGACTTCATCACCGTCGGAGGCGTCACAGGCACCGTCAAGGAGATCGGTTTGTTCGTGACGGCGATCGACACCCCGGACAACGTCCACACCTTCGTAGGCAACACCAAGGTCTTCGGCGACAATATCCAGAACTACTCGACCAATCCCTACCGCCGCGTCGAGTTGACCGCTCAGCTCAACGCTGGCGTCGATCACGCCGACGCCATCGCCCGCCTCAAACAAAAGCTCGCTTCGATCCCGAATGTGCTGATCGACCCGGCCCCGGACGTCGAGATTCTCGAATTCAGCGCCGCCGGTCCGGTGCTCGCCGTGCGGCCCTTCTGCAACAACGCCCATTACTGGCAGGTCTACTTCGACACCAACCGCCTGATTCGCGAAACCTTCGGCGAAGCGGGCTACCCGGTGCCGCAGCAGTACGTGACGATGCGCAACGTAGCGTAG
- the nagA gene encoding N-acetylglucosamine-6-phosphate deacetylase — protein MRQIRNARWAGDGNLYSLLVAEGQLQAVDPSGDCWEGSADSIDLAGAWVSPGLVDLQLNGALGVEFSELEGDEGLEQLGRISTYLWSIGLSAWLPTLISVPVEKLQGALAVIGRFRPPKSGARILGVHLEGPFLNPEYEGAHMRRYLLPLTVEDAKCVLGDYASLVKLVTLAPELDPDGQTIPWLVAQGIHVSLGHTAATFEQAQRAFDAGARLVTHIFNAQRPFHHREPGVVGAALLDERVQCLCIPDGIHLHPAATQLLLRAKGEAGLIPVSDAVAPLGIADGRYDWHGLAITVRAGQVTLEDGRLAGSALSLTDVLARLVGQCGVDPGVALRLGALQPRRVLGEPVDWPPDADLLVWPPGKDRPERLEVR, from the coding sequence ATGCGGCAGATACGCAACGCCCGCTGGGCGGGAGACGGGAATCTCTACAGTCTACTGGTGGCCGAGGGACAACTGCAGGCGGTGGACCCATCGGGCGACTGCTGGGAAGGGAGCGCCGACTCGATCGATCTGGCGGGAGCCTGGGTGAGCCCGGGGCTGGTGGATCTGCAGCTCAACGGCGCTCTGGGGGTCGAATTTTCGGAACTGGAAGGCGACGAGGGCCTGGAGCAACTGGGGCGCATCTCGACCTATCTCTGGTCGATTGGCCTCTCGGCCTGGTTGCCCACCTTGATCAGCGTCCCGGTCGAAAAGCTGCAGGGAGCCCTCGCGGTGATTGGCCGCTTTCGGCCCCCCAAAAGCGGCGCGCGCATCCTGGGGGTGCACCTCGAAGGACCGTTTCTCAACCCCGAGTACGAAGGCGCCCACATGCGCCGGTACCTGCTGCCGCTCACCGTCGAAGACGCCAAGTGCGTCCTGGGGGATTACGCCTCCCTGGTGAAGCTCGTCACCCTCGCCCCCGAACTCGACCCGGACGGCCAGACGATCCCCTGGCTGGTCGCCCAGGGCATCCACGTGAGCCTCGGCCACACCGCCGCCACCTTCGAGCAGGCGCAGCGGGCCTTCGACGCGGGGGCGCGGCTGGTGACCCATATTTTTAATGCCCAGCGCCCCTTCCACCACCGCGAGCCCGGCGTGGTGGGGGCGGCTTTGCTGGATGAGCGGGTGCAATGCCTGTGCATTCCCGACGGCATCCACCTGCACCCGGCTGCCACCCAATTGCTGCTGCGCGCCAAGGGCGAAGCGGGCCTCATCCCGGTGAGCGATGCGGTGGCACCCTTGGGAATCGCCGACGGTCGCTACGACTGGCATGGCCTCGCCATTACCGTGCGCGCCGGGCAGGTGACCCTCGAAGACGGTCGGCTCGCCGGTAGCGCCCTCAGCCTCACCGATGTACTGGCGCGGCTGGTGGGCCAGTGCGGGGTCGATCCGGGCGTGGCCCTGCGCCTGGGGGCGCTCCAGCCGCGGCGGGTCCTGGGCGAACCGGTCGATTGGCCGCCGGATGCCGATTTGCTGGTGTGGCCCCCGGGCAAAGACCGGCCCGAGCGCTTGGAGGTACGATGA
- a CDS encoding zinc-dependent dehydrogenase — MHAAVFYGVGDLRYEQVPVPEVAADEVLVQVRACGLCQSDIKKLRYPLLDPPRIFGHETSGTIVRAGEAVEHWRVGERVVVLHHIPCFHCPYCLNENYSMCRVYKEVTTTAGFAPAGGGFAEYVKVPGHIVRSGGLMAIPDGVSFEEASFVEPTNCCLKAVKKAQVQPGQWVLITGAGPIGLMFAMLCRQFGAKPIVTDLLASRVERARALGAEAALDARSADLTARIHALTGGLGVDVALLAVPSVQAFSQALDATRKGGKILFFAEFAESVQIPLDPNVLYRREIDLMGSYSSSFKVQHLAADLVFGRRIDVQALISDFYPLAELAAAVEQAVHPTPETCKILIRP, encoded by the coding sequence ATGCACGCGGCGGTTTTCTACGGCGTAGGCGATCTGCGCTACGAACAGGTGCCGGTTCCCGAAGTCGCGGCGGACGAGGTGCTGGTGCAGGTGCGCGCCTGCGGTCTGTGCCAGTCGGACATCAAAAAGCTGCGCTACCCGCTACTCGACCCGCCGCGCATCTTCGGCCACGAGACGAGCGGCACGATCGTGCGCGCCGGGGAAGCGGTGGAGCACTGGCGGGTAGGCGAGCGGGTGGTGGTGCTGCACCATATTCCTTGTTTTCACTGCCCCTACTGCCTTAACGAGAACTACTCGATGTGCCGGGTCTACAAAGAAGTGACCACTACCGCCGGCTTTGCACCCGCCGGCGGCGGCTTCGCCGAGTACGTCAAGGTGCCCGGCCACATCGTGCGCTCGGGAGGTCTGATGGCGATTCCCGACGGGGTGAGCTTCGAAGAAGCGAGCTTCGTCGAACCCACCAACTGCTGCTTGAAGGCCGTGAAAAAAGCCCAGGTCCAGCCCGGCCAGTGGGTGCTGATCACCGGCGCCGGTCCCATCGGGCTGATGTTCGCCATGCTCTGCCGCCAGTTCGGAGCGAAACCGATCGTCACCGACTTGCTCGCCTCGCGCGTCGAGCGCGCCCGCGCGCTCGGGGCCGAGGCTGCCCTCGATGCGCGCTCCGCCGATCTGACCGCCCGGATCCACGCCCTCACCGGCGGCCTCGGAGTGGATGTCGCCTTGCTCGCGGTGCCCAGCGTGCAGGCCTTTTCCCAGGCCCTCGATGCGACGCGCAAGGGCGGCAAGATTCTGTTTTTTGCCGAATTTGCCGAATCGGTGCAAATCCCGCTCGATCCGAACGTGCTCTACCGGCGCGAAATCGACTTGATGGGCTCCTACAGCTCCTCGTTCAAAGTCCAGCACCTGGCAGCCGATCTTGTCTTCGGGCGGCGCATCGACGTGCAGGCGCTCATCTCGGACTTTTATCCGCTCGCTGAACTGGCGGCGGCGGTGGAGCAGGCCGTGCATCCAACCCCCGAGACCTGCAAAATTCTTATCCGGCCTTGA
- a CDS encoding NIL domain-containing protein, with translation MRKRVILTFPPAIVHMPVTYRLAKDFNIASNILRAQVAPDEVGKLVLELSGDIDQIEAAITWMRDQGIDVSLLGHEIVIDENLCVHCGLCTGVCPTGALALHAETFLLQFRRSRCIVCEQCVPVCPVAAISTNL, from the coding sequence ATGCGCAAGCGCGTCATTCTCACTTTTCCGCCCGCCATCGTGCATATGCCGGTCACCTACCGGCTGGCCAAGGATTTCAACATCGCGAGCAACATCCTGCGCGCCCAGGTGGCCCCCGACGAAGTGGGCAAACTGGTGCTCGAACTGTCGGGGGATATCGATCAGATCGAAGCGGCGATCACCTGGATGCGCGATCAGGGCATCGACGTCTCGCTGCTGGGACACGAAATCGTGATTGACGAAAACCTCTGCGTTCACTGCGGCCTGTGCACGGGGGTTTGCCCGACCGGCGCCCTGGCCCTGCACGCGGAGACGTTTTTGCTGCAGTTTCGCCGCTCCCGCTGCATCGTGTGTGAACAGTGCGTCCCGGTCTGCCCGGTGGCGGCGATTTCGACCAATTTGTAA
- a CDS encoding alr0857 family protein yields the protein MLKLMYTEAGIYIEAVALSVERFVGERGTFAASVGTNLIAEPGWASVLVANLPGAASLAGQPGIALCRAEEGFVEVSVIGVWLASALTSEEGIFAAELPPECEARLLALWEHGCRAELSLTD from the coding sequence ATGTTGAAGCTGATGTACACCGAAGCGGGAATCTACATAGAGGCGGTGGCCCTGTCCGTCGAGCGCTTCGTGGGCGAGCGCGGCACCTTTGCCGCCTCGGTGGGGACAAACCTGATCGCCGAGCCGGGCTGGGCGTCGGTGCTGGTGGCGAACCTGCCCGGGGCGGCTTCCCTCGCGGGCCAACCGGGCATTGCCCTGTGCCGGGCGGAGGAAGGGTTCGTGGAAGTGAGCGTCATCGGCGTGTGGCTGGCGAGCGCGCTGACCAGCGAGGAGGGCATCTTCGCCGCCGAGTTGCCCCCCGAGTGCGAAGCGCGGCTGCTGGCCCTGTGGGAGCACGGCTGCCGAGCCGAATTGAGCCTCACCGATTAG
- a CDS encoding Uma2 family endonuclease, which translates to MTVTLQLEQLSIMPGQRIVLRDVSWQQFEAILTELGDHRASRLAYDNGMLEIRMPLPEHERSKVLLSDFVKNLLEALDIDFEPFGSSTFKRIDMAKGIEPDECFYIQNHAAMIGKRRLDLTIDPPPDLAIEVDLTSKTQLEVYRVLGVPELWRYESGRLRIDVLQSGRYVESPISPTFPDLLLVERFPGFVEMAATAGTRPALKAFRQWVKEQLQL; encoded by the coding sequence ATGACGGTCACACTTCAGCTTGAACAACTGAGCATCATGCCAGGACAGCGGATTGTGCTGCGCGACGTGAGCTGGCAACAGTTTGAAGCCATCCTCACCGAACTGGGAGATCACCGGGCCAGCCGACTGGCATACGACAACGGAATGCTGGAGATTCGCATGCCCCTGCCGGAGCACGAAAGGAGCAAAGTTCTCCTCAGTGACTTTGTAAAAAACTTGCTTGAAGCCTTAGATATCGATTTTGAGCCCTTTGGCTCATCCACGTTTAAACGCATAGACATGGCCAAAGGCATCGAACCGGACGAGTGCTTCTACATCCAAAACCATGCGGCGATGATCGGCAAACGGCGCCTCGATCTGACCATCGATCCGCCGCCCGACCTCGCAATCGAGGTTGACCTCACTTCCAAGACGCAGCTTGAAGTATATCGGGTCCTGGGTGTGCCGGAGTTGTGGAGGTACGAATCCGGACGGCTACGCATCGATGTTCTGCAGTCGGGCCGGTACGTCGAATCGCCAATCAGCCCAACCTTTCCGGACTTGCTGCTGGTGGAGAGGTTTCCCGGCTTCGTCGAAATGGCCGCCACAGCGGGGACGCGCCCCGCGCTGAAAGCTTTCAGGCAATGGGTAAAGGAACAACTTCAACTCTAA